In one Candidatus Absconditicoccus praedator genomic region, the following are encoded:
- a CDS encoding branched-chain amino acid transaminase — MGFETKYIRENGKKLQWDDSKIHTVNHALHYGTAVFEGIRIYQTEKGPKIFRLTDHMKRFVHSMQCININTDFSINDLNEATKELIKINGIENGYIRPIAWYGSGKMGLNPAGAEQNISISVRSWGKYLSENPINVCISSYIRPHPQSAIMTAKISGYYINSVFANTEAKANGYDEALLLDNEGNVAEGPGENIFFIKDKYLYTPNSKSILPGITRDTITNAVAKDLGYIVEETSISPNKIQNFDEAFFVGTAAEVTPIQKIQETNGNIISYSADKSYEIADYYQKIVTGQIDKYKYWNE, encoded by the coding sequence ATGGGATTTGAAACAAAATATATACGAGAAAACTGAAAAAAATTGCAATGGGATGACTCAAAAATACATACAGTAAATCATGCTTTACATTATTGAACAGCAGTGTTTGAATGAATTAGAATTTATCAAACAGAAAAATGACCAAAAATATTTAGGCTTACAGACCATATGAAAAGATTTGTTCATAGTATGCAATGTATCAATATAAATACAGATTTTTCTATAAACGATTTAAATGAAGCAACAAAAGAACTTATTAAAATAAACTGAATAGAAAATTGATATATAAGACCAATTGCATGGTATTGATCAGGTAAAATGTGATTAAACCCTGCTTGAGCTGAGCAAAACATTAGTATATCAGTACGAAGTTGGTGAAAATACCTATCAGAAAATCCTATAAATGTATGTATTTCCAGCTATATAAGACCACATCCTCAGTCTGCAATTATGACCGCAAAAATAAGTTGATATTATATAAATAGTGTTTTTGCTAATACCGAAGCAAAAGCCAATTGATATGATGAGGCTTTGCTTTTAGATAATGAATGAAATGTTGCTGAATGACCTGGTGAAAATATTTTTTTTATAAAAGATAAGTATTTATATACACCAAATTCTAAGTCAATTCTTCCTTGAATAACTAGGGATACAATAACAAATGCAGTAGCAAAAGATTTATGATATATAGTTGAAGAGACTTCAATTTCTCCAAATAAAATACAAAACTTTGATGAGGCTTTTTTTGTATGAACTGCTGCAGAAGTAACTCCTATTCAAAAAATACAAGAAACAAACTGAAATATTATTTCTTATAGTGCTGATAAATCTTATGAAATAGCAGATTATTATCAAAAAATTGTAACATGACAAATAGATAAATACAAGTACTGGAATGAATAA
- a CDS encoding 23S rRNA (pseudouridine(1915)-N(3))-methyltransferase RlmH, with the protein MIKIISVGDSDKHFDKAIFEYQKRLGKSVELIPIKPVKGESIENTIKFETKKILDKLKKYPNFHKIILNKSGKLVDSHYFSQFFPGNNNTAFILGGPYGLNTSLLYPSIQQEISFGKITLPHGIAKLVLLEQLYRGYTISINKSYHY; encoded by the coding sequence ATGATAAAAATAATATCTGTATGAGATAGTGATAAACATTTTGATAAAGCTATCTTTGAATATCAAAAAAGACTTGGAAAATCAGTTGAACTGATACCTATAAAACCTGTTAAATGAGAAAGTATAGAAAACACTATAAAGTTTGAAACAAAAAAAATTTTAGATAAATTAAAAAAATATCCAAATTTCCATAAAATAATCCTAAACAAAAGTTGAAAACTGGTAGACTCTCATTATTTTTCACAATTTTTTCCCTGAAACAATAATACAGCTTTTATATTAGGAGGCCCATATGGTCTAAATACTTCACTTCTTTACCCTAGCATACAGCAAGAAATCTCATTTTGAAAAATTACATTGCCACATTGAATTGCCAAACTAGTTTTACTAGAACAGCTTTATAGATGATATACAATATCAATAAATAAATCGTATCATTACTAA
- the dnaB gene encoding replicative DNA helicase: MVDIQDIKLPPNSQEAEKGVISSIILDNDSLYSATSYFINAEDFYQKEHQFIYEAISQLWESNKTIDVITISDQLSKNGNLENIGGIDYLYELSSFVLTPTVVGEYSKIVKEKSILRNILKTSQKIAGDVYEEKDTGQILDNIEKRIFDLTQINTSSSLAHIKDILNQRMEEYMEIVDDPSKVDKGKVLSTYSHLDNLLGGFKPGDLVILAARPSMGKTSFAINLLINAAIKQNKYVAMFSLEMGNDQIVDRILSCVSETPLGKIHRGDLHEEDFANIGEAMEKLSEVNIFLDDKGGATIPELKSKLRRLKIEKGGLDLILIDYLQLMSGASSKFAGNRVQEISEISRGLKELARELEVPILALSQLSRAVEQRPDKKPQLSDLRESGAIEQDADAVLMLFREDYYDPDTDRKGLADVFLRKNRNGPVGDVELVFVDNVMKFYDKAEEESGYLE, from the coding sequence ATGGTAGATATTCAAGACATCAAATTGCCTCCTAACTCTCAGGAAGCCGAAAAATGAGTTATATCAAGCATAATACTTGATAATGATTCTTTGTACTCAGCAACATCATATTTTATAAATGCTGAAGATTTTTATCAAAAAGAACATCAGTTTATTTATGAAGCAATTTCTCAGTTATGGGAGTCCAATAAAACTATTGATGTTATTACTATTTCTGACCAACTTTCAAAAAATTGAAATCTTGAAAATATATGAGGTATTGACTATCTTTACGAATTATCAAGTTTCGTATTAACTCCTACTGTAGTATGAGAGTATTCTAAGATTGTTAAAGAAAAATCCATATTAAGAAATATATTAAAAACATCCCAAAAAATAGCATGAGATGTATATGAAGAAAAAGATACTTGACAAATACTTGATAATATAGAAAAAAGAATATTTGACTTGACTCAGATAAATACAAGTAGTTCTTTGGCTCACATAAAAGATATACTCAATCAAAGAATGGAAGAATATATGGAAATTGTTGATGATCCATCAAAGGTAGACAAATGAAAAGTTTTATCAACTTATTCTCACTTGGATAACTTATTGGGAGGATTTAAGCCAGGTGATTTGGTGATTTTGGCTGCAAGACCAAGTATGTGAAAAACATCATTTGCTATAAATCTACTTATAAATGCTGCTATAAAGCAAAACAAGTATGTTGCAATGTTTTCCTTGGAAATGTGAAATGACCAAATTGTTGATAGAATACTATCTTGTGTATCTGAGACACCTTTAGGAAAAATTCACAGATGAGATCTTCACGAAGAAGATTTTGCAAATATATGAGAAGCAATGGAAAAATTATCTGAGGTAAACATTTTTCTTGATGATAAATGATGAGCTACCATTCCCGAACTAAAATCAAAACTAAGAAGACTAAAAATAGAAAAAGGAGGGCTGGACTTGATATTAATAGATTACCTTCAATTAATGAGCTGAGCATCTTCAAAGTTTGCTGGAAATAGAGTACAAGAAATTTCAGAAATATCTAGATGACTTAAAGAATTAGCAAGAGAACTTGAGGTTCCTATTTTAGCTTTATCTCAACTTTCTCGTGCAGTAGAACAAAGACCAGATAAGAAACCTCAACTTTCTGATCTTAGAGAGTCTTGAGCTATAGAACAAGATGCGGATGCAGTTTTGATGTTATTTAGAGAAGATTATTATGATCCTGATACAGACAGGAAGTGACTTGCAGATGTTTTTTTGAGGAAAAATAGAAATTGACCAGTTTGAGATGTAGAACTTGTTTTTGTAGATAATGTTATGAAATTTTATGACAAAGCAGAAGAAGAAAGCGGATATCTAGAATAA
- a CDS encoding histidine phosphatase family protein yields MGFYFLRHGKVGNNLDGFLNGGEENQELSNQGLKDFEDANFQEKLKKLNIDKIFSSKLIRAIQTSQKVAEIIGYNKNIIKDNRLNEQMYGEFSGKKVDDLLEKYNCNKTQLSYIYRTKNENGETWEEYVSRIRSFLIDNTKEINNKNVLVVAHGGVYKALISIIHGKSLKQILDEKEGLDNLGLAYIPIS; encoded by the coding sequence ATGTGATTTTATTTTTTAAGACATTGAAAAGTTTGAAACAATTTAGATTGATTTTTGAATGGATGAGAAGAAAACCAAGAACTTTCAAATCAATGATTAAAAGATTTTGAAGATGCTAATTTTCAAGAAAAACTCAAAAAACTTAATATTGATAAAATATTTTCATCAAAACTTATAAGAGCTATTCAGACATCTCAAAAAGTTGCAGAAATAATTTGATACAATAAAAATATAATAAAAGATAACAGATTAAATGAACAAATGTATTGAGAATTCTCCTGAAAAAAAGTAGATGATCTTTTAGAAAAATATAATTGCAATAAAACTCAACTTAGTTATATTTACAGAACTAAAAATGAAAACTGAGAAACTTGGGAAGAGTATGTCTCAAGAATAAGGTCGTTTTTAATAGATAATACAAAAGAAATTAATAATAAAAATGTTCTAGTGGTAGCTCATTGATGAGTATACAAAGCATTAATTTCAATTATTCACTGAAAATCATTAAAACAAATTCTAGACGAAAAAGAATGATTAGATAATTTATGATTAGCTTATATTCCAATTAGTTAG
- a CDS encoding phosphatase PAP2 family protein: MFLKLKEPEWGKLLLENLNDFADKNYFLSKYIPITADIFVFVYPIYLVYLYLYGVYNKNVNYKYASLYIFFSGVTSMIVSQAFQFLIIKDRPEDHIESQKNLVLEHLPDVSIPSDHMTLSMAIATSSMLWGLQNKNRFLLAFSFVLFIFSFIMGISRVMGGIHRPTDIIAGFFLGILCPLILIRPKIYGFFKKRVFDPLIILQKYIFEKLFGIKEY; this comes from the coding sequence ATGTTCTTAAAACTAAAAGAACCTGAATGGTGAAAATTACTTCTTGAAAACTTAAATGATTTTGCAGATAAAAACTATTTTTTATCTAAGTACATTCCTATAACAGCAGATATTTTTGTGTTTGTTTATCCAATATATTTAGTATATTTGTATTTGTATGGAGTTTACAATAAAAATGTAAATTATAAATATGCTTCATTATATATATTTTTTTCTTGAGTTACCAGTATGATAGTAAGTCAAGCTTTTCAGTTTCTAATTATTAAAGATAGACCTGAAGATCATATAGAATCCCAAAAAAACCTAGTATTAGAACACCTACCAGATGTAAGTATTCCATCAGATCATATGACTCTAAGCATGGCTATTGCAACCTCTTCTATGCTATGGGGATTACAAAATAAAAATAGATTTTTATTGGCTTTCTCTTTTGTTTTATTTATTTTCTCTTTTATTATGTGAATATCTAGGGTGATGTGATGAATACATCGACCTACTGATATAATAGCTGGTTTCTTTTTATGAATTTTATGTCCTTTGATTTTAATAAGACCAAAAATTTATTGATTCTTTAAAAAACGAGTTTTTGATCCATTGATAATATTACAAAAATATATTTTTGAAAAGCTTTTTTGAATAAAAGAATACTAA
- a CDS encoding superoxide dismutase has protein sequence MNYKLPILNYSYDALEPYIDSKTMEIHHSKHHQTYIDKLNTSIEGTQLESKSLEEMFENIDKLPIAVRNNGGGTFNHNLYWDIMSPSGGGKPEGNLLYEIENTFGSFEKLQEELENAGITQFGSGWAWLIIDNNGKLKITKTPNQDNPMMNIINEEDRGKPILGIDVWEHAYYLQYQNKRPEYLKNFWNVIDWKKVEQYFEKYR, from the coding sequence ATGAACTACAAACTACCAATACTAAATTATTCATATGATGCACTAGAACCATATATAGATAGTAAAACCATGGAAATTCATCATAGTAAACATCATCAAACATATATCGATAAATTAAATACTAGTATTGAATGAACACAGTTAGAATCAAAATCTTTGGAGGAGATGTTTGAAAATATAGATAAATTACCTATTGCTGTAAGAAATAATTGAGGTTGAACATTCAATCACAATCTTTATTGGGATATAATGTCACCAAGCTGATGATGAAAGCCAGAAGGTAATCTACTATATGAGATAGAAAACACATTTTGAAGTTTTGAAAAACTACAAGAAGAATTAGAAAATGCATGAATCACACAGTTTGGATCATGATGGGCATGGCTTATTATTGACAACAACTGAAAGCTAAAAATTACAAAGACCCCAAACCAAGATAATCCTATGATGAATATAATTAATGAAGAAGATAGATGAAAACCTATCTTATGAATAGATGTATGGGAACATGCATACTATCTACAATATCAAAATAAAAGACCTGAATATCTTAAAAACTTTTGGAATGTAATAGACTGGAAAAAAGTTGAACAATATTTTGAAAAATATAGATAA
- a CDS encoding DedA family protein, translating into MRKKIGYFLVHVLNITIIVTTFILAFITIFYPEVIKNIIEWIEEVVKGLGNWNYLIAFLSAAIESFPLVGMLLPGQTVLLTVGGFFGQEFLINVMVVAALGAVLGNYTGYILGYYVGDAFFKRYGEWFGIGETELDYIKSGIHKYGPIAVILSKFHPMTRAFIPFIAGSMGMKQFSFMIYNFIGSILWAVTVVVLGVLFVSYYEVIIDSFPLIVLVLLIGGAFYIYFFKKEKFQEYMKKKQEEIERKYGNK; encoded by the coding sequence ATGCGAAAAAAGATAGGGTATTTTTTGGTTCATGTCTTAAATATTACGATAATTGTAACAACTTTCATTCTTGCTTTTATCACAATATTTTATCCAGAAGTAATTAAAAATATAATAGAATGGATAGAAGAAGTAGTTAAATGACTTTGAAACTGGAATTATTTGATAGCATTTTTGAGTGCAGCTATAGAAAGTTTTCCTTTGGTTTGAATGTTGTTGCCTTGACAGACCGTGTTACTTACAGTTTGAGGTTTTTTTGGTCAGGAATTTTTAATAAATGTAATGGTAGTAGCAGCGTTATGAGCTGTATTGGGTAATTATACCTGATATATTCTTGGTTATTATGTAGGTGATGCATTTTTTAAAAGGTATTGAGAATGGTTTTGAATTTGAGAAACAGAGCTTGATTATATAAAATCTTGAATACATAAATATTGACCAATAGCAGTTATTCTTAGTAAATTTCACCCTATGACAAGAGCTTTTATTCCATTTATAGCTTGAAGTATGTGAATGAAGCAATTCTCTTTTATGATATATAATTTTATAGGTTCTATTTTGTGGGCTGTTACAGTGGTTGTATTATGAGTTTTATTTGTTTCTTATTATGAAGTGATAATTGATTCATTTCCTTTGATTGTTCTTGTATTGTTAATATGATGAGCATTTTATATATACTTTTTTAAGAAAGAAAAATTTCAAGAGTATATGAAGAAAAAACAAGAAGAAATAGAAAGAAAGTATTGAAATAAATAA
- a CDS encoding peroxiredoxin: MDKEMMKEELLSEATSNYPMVKIEHEILDFDLEMYDPTSDDVINKKISDYKGKWLVIMFYPADFTFVCPTELKDLNKSIEEIYKLGDVEVLAASTDTVFSHKGWVENEKLLNDLKYPMISDRRGILSRYFGILNEETGNSERGTFIIDPNGVLKSIEIVTEPIGRSSKDLIRKLKALKFVNENPGSACPANWNDDMPVLNPSVKIAGHIGENYSG; the protein is encoded by the coding sequence ATGGATAAAGAAATGATGAAAGAAGAATTATTATCAGAAGCTACAAGTAATTATCCTATGGTAAAAATTGAACATGAAATATTAGATTTTGACTTGGAAATGTATGATCCTACAAGTGATGATGTAATTAACAAAAAAATTAGTGATTATAAATGAAAATGGTTGGTTATAATGTTTTATCCTGCTGATTTTACTTTTGTTTGTCCTACTGAATTAAAAGATTTAAATAAGTCAATAGAAGAAATTTATAAGTTATGAGATGTTGAAGTTTTGGCTGCTAGTACTGATACAGTTTTTTCTCACAAATGATGGGTAGAAAATGAAAAACTTTTGAATGACCTAAAATATCCTATGATATCTGATAGAAGATGAATTCTAAGTAGATATTTTTGAATTCTGAATGAAGAGACTTGAAATTCAGAAAGATGAACATTTATTATAGATCCAAATTGAGTATTGAAGTCTATTGAGATAGTAACTGAGCCAATATGAAGAAGTTCAAAAGACTTGATAAGAAAACTTAAGGCTTTAAAGTTTGTTAATGAAAATCCTTGAAGTGCTTGTCCTGCAAACTGGAATGATGATATGCCTGTATTGAATCCTTCTGTAAAAATAGCGGGTCATATCTGAGAAAATTATTCTTGATAA